Proteins encoded together in one Synechococcus sp. A15-62 window:
- the glpK gene encoding glycerol kinase GlpK, which yields MAEQPLLLALDQGTSSSRAALFSSSGDLVISASAPLPISYPADGWVEQDPMAIWTSQRQALVQLDSKLSDAQRKAVVSCGITNQRETTVLWRRSNGLPCGPALVWQDGRTAAICEAWKQQGLEQEWCRRTGLLLDPYFSASKIRWMLDHYQDAQAAAASDDLCFGTVESWLLWQLTGGQRHGSDMSNASRTLLMDLEQQRWVDDFREPTGLPANALPELLPCRGEFGHITADLPFAGLPIQAMLGDQQAATLGQLCLQPGEGKCTYGTGAFLVINTGDVIRRSDAGLLSTLGWTDAAGTPSFCLEGSLFNAGTVIQWLRDGLQIIDQAPQVNELARSVPDSGGVMLVPAFTGWGTPHWDPQARGVLVGLTRDSGRGHIARAALEGIALSVATLVELAEQALGTGLGELAVDGGAAASDPLLQAQADYTGLTVRRPASLESTARGVALFAGLQAGVISDLEQLSTARRDGAELFHPQMDASERHRWRSRWQDAVSRSLGWHG from the coding sequence ATGGCTGAGCAGCCTCTTCTTCTGGCCCTCGATCAGGGCACCAGCAGCTCCAGAGCCGCGCTGTTCAGCAGCTCCGGAGATCTGGTGATCAGCGCCAGTGCGCCGCTGCCGATTTCCTACCCCGCCGATGGATGGGTGGAACAGGACCCGATGGCGATCTGGACCAGCCAGCGGCAGGCCCTGGTGCAGCTCGATTCGAAGCTCAGCGATGCACAGCGCAAGGCAGTGGTGAGCTGCGGCATCACCAACCAACGGGAAACCACCGTGCTCTGGCGCCGCAGCAATGGACTCCCCTGTGGCCCGGCCCTCGTGTGGCAAGACGGCCGCACCGCCGCAATCTGCGAGGCCTGGAAGCAGCAGGGACTGGAGCAGGAGTGGTGCCGGCGCACCGGTTTGCTGCTCGACCCCTACTTCAGTGCCAGCAAGATCCGCTGGATGCTCGATCACTACCAGGACGCCCAGGCTGCCGCAGCCAGCGATGACCTCTGTTTCGGAACAGTGGAGAGCTGGCTGCTCTGGCAACTCACCGGCGGGCAGCGCCACGGCAGTGACATGAGCAATGCCAGCCGAACACTGCTGATGGACCTGGAGCAGCAGCGCTGGGTGGATGACTTCCGAGAGCCCACAGGGCTCCCCGCCAACGCTCTGCCCGAACTGCTGCCCTGCCGCGGGGAGTTCGGGCACATCACTGCGGATCTTCCCTTCGCAGGCCTACCGATCCAGGCGATGCTTGGCGACCAACAGGCCGCCACCCTGGGCCAGCTCTGTCTGCAGCCCGGAGAAGGCAAGTGCACCTACGGCACGGGAGCCTTTCTGGTGATCAACACCGGTGACGTCATCCGCCGCTCGGATGCGGGGCTGCTCAGCACCCTCGGCTGGACCGATGCCGCCGGAACACCCAGCTTCTGCCTGGAGGGAAGTCTGTTCAACGCCGGCACCGTGATCCAGTGGCTGCGGGATGGGCTGCAGATCATTGATCAGGCCCCTCAGGTGAACGAACTGGCGCGTTCGGTGCCGGATTCGGGAGGGGTGATGCTCGTGCCCGCCTTCACCGGCTGGGGAACACCGCACTGGGATCCCCAGGCACGCGGCGTTCTGGTAGGCCTTACCCGCGACAGCGGACGCGGTCACATCGCCCGAGCAGCGCTGGAGGGAATCGCCCTGTCGGTAGCGACTTTGGTGGAACTTGCCGAGCAGGCCCTCGGCACGGGCCTGGGTGAGCTGGCGGTGGATGGTGGCGCCGCGGCCTCGGATCCTCTGCTGCAGGCACAGGCCGATTACACCGGTCTGACGGTGCGGCGTCCCGCCAGCCTCGAGAGCACCGCCCGGGGGGTGGCGCTGTTCGCAGGCCTTCAGGCTGGGGTGATCAGCGACCTGGAGCAGCTCTCAACCGCACGGAGGGACGGGGCGGAACTGTTCCACCCACAGATGGATGCATCTGAGCGCCACCGGTGGCGCTCACGCTGGCAGGACGCCGTCTCAAGAAGCCTGGGGTGGCATGGCTGA
- a CDS encoding glycoside hydrolase family 13 protein: MPVTTPFRDPPAWVADAVLYQIFPDRFRRSGRVDAQRHLALKPWGTDPREEGFQGGDLYGVIDALDGLQAMGITCLYLTPIFSSAANHRYHAYDYFEVDPLLGGNAALRDLIDAVHRRGMKLVLDGVFNHCGRGFWAFHHVVENGADSPYRDWFHVHRWPLQPYPAPGEDCGYDGWWALPDLPKFNHANPGVREHLLAVGRHWLEQGIDGWRLDVPAEVPADFWVEFRQMVRSTNPEAWIVGEVWGDATTWLQGDHFDGVMNYRLGWSSICWAAGEALRRDYRNSEYPLDPLDGQALLTIWTTTTGSYREVVNRSQMNLLDSHDVPRALHSLNNDLAALKLALLLLFLHPGAPCVYYGTEAALAGGPEPGPSSGPGPACREAYPWDVPWSADLRSFIQSLAELRSAHGVLRREGLRWSAQGADVLEGVADGLRVVINRSRSNSVPLTNEQGLSCVWMLGTVDSRSVGPQSAAVLGS, encoded by the coding sequence TTGCCTGTGACCACTCCGTTTCGCGATCCCCCTGCCTGGGTAGCGGATGCGGTGCTCTACCAGATTTTTCCCGACCGTTTTCGCCGCAGTGGGAGGGTCGATGCGCAGCGCCACCTCGCCCTGAAGCCATGGGGGACGGACCCTCGCGAGGAGGGATTCCAGGGCGGGGATCTCTACGGCGTCATCGATGCTCTCGATGGGCTTCAAGCCATGGGCATCACCTGCCTCTATCTCACGCCGATCTTTAGTTCAGCCGCCAACCATCGCTACCACGCCTACGACTACTTCGAGGTGGATCCCCTGCTGGGGGGCAATGCAGCACTCAGGGATCTGATCGATGCCGTGCATCGGCGCGGCATGAAGTTGGTTCTCGATGGGGTGTTCAACCACTGCGGCCGCGGCTTTTGGGCCTTTCATCACGTGGTGGAGAACGGTGCGGATTCGCCCTACCGGGACTGGTTCCATGTGCACCGTTGGCCCCTGCAGCCCTATCCCGCCCCAGGCGAGGACTGCGGTTACGACGGTTGGTGGGCCTTGCCGGATCTGCCCAAGTTCAACCATGCCAATCCAGGGGTTCGGGAGCACCTGCTGGCGGTGGGCCGTCACTGGCTCGAGCAGGGCATTGATGGCTGGCGTCTTGACGTTCCTGCCGAGGTCCCGGCCGACTTCTGGGTGGAGTTTCGGCAGATGGTGCGGTCCACCAACCCGGAGGCTTGGATTGTCGGAGAGGTGTGGGGTGATGCCACCACCTGGCTGCAGGGGGACCACTTCGATGGCGTGATGAATTACCGGCTGGGTTGGAGCAGCATTTGCTGGGCCGCCGGTGAAGCGTTACGGCGGGACTACCGCAATTCCGAGTACCCGCTCGATCCCCTGGATGGCCAGGCTTTGTTGACCATCTGGACGACCACAACGGGTTCCTACCGGGAGGTGGTGAACAGGTCGCAGATGAACCTGCTCGACAGCCATGACGTGCCACGGGCCCTTCACAGCCTCAACAATGATCTGGCGGCCCTGAAGTTGGCCCTGCTGCTGCTCTTCCTCCATCCAGGGGCACCTTGCGTCTATTACGGAACCGAAGCTGCTCTGGCGGGTGGCCCTGAGCCGGGCCCATCCAGCGGTCCCGGACCGGCCTGCCGTGAGGCCTATCCCTGGGATGTTCCCTGGTCTGCTGATCTCCGCTCCTTCATTCAATCCCTCGCAGAACTCCGCTCTGCCCATGGGGTTTTGCGCAGGGAGGGTCTGCGCTGGTCAGCCCAAGGGGCGGACGTGCTCGAGGGCGTTGCGGATGGCCTGCGGGTTGTGATCAACCGCAGTCGCTCCAACTCTGTGCCGCTGACAAACGAGCAGGGACTCAGTTGCGTCTGGATGCTGGGCACTGTCGACAGCCGTTCTGTTGGCCCGCAATCGGCGGCTGTTTTGGGGTCGTAA
- the aroQ gene encoding type II 3-dehydroquinate dehydratase has protein sequence MHVLLLNGPNLNLLGQREPGIYGHSSLADIEAALTREAEQESVQLDCFQSNFEGALVDRIHQAMGRCDGILINAGAYTHTSIAIRDALAGVAIPYVELHLSNTHARENFRHHSFLAERAVGVICGFGPASYSLALNGLLSHLRRNA, from the coding sequence ATGCACGTTCTGCTGCTGAACGGTCCGAATCTGAACCTGTTGGGTCAGCGTGAGCCTGGGATCTATGGCCATTCTTCCCTGGCGGACATCGAAGCGGCGCTGACGCGGGAGGCGGAGCAGGAATCTGTGCAGCTGGACTGCTTTCAGAGCAATTTCGAAGGTGCCCTGGTGGATCGGATTCACCAGGCCATGGGCCGATGCGATGGGATCTTGATTAACGCCGGGGCCTACACCCACACGTCCATTGCCATCCGTGATGCCCTGGCTGGCGTCGCGATCCCTTACGTGGAATTGCATCTCAGCAACACCCATGCCCGGGAAAATTTCCGCCATCACTCATTTCTGGCTGAGCGCGCTGTGGGTGTGATCTGTGGGTTCGGCCCCGCCAGTTACAGCCTTGCCTTGAACGGATTGCTCAGCCACCTGCGCCGGAACGCATGA
- a CDS encoding tRNA-(ms[2]io[6]A)-hydroxylase, with amino-acid sequence MTSTAPAQTVPSKTSPTKTVASIRWLAAPTSWSWVEQANAHPMEVLIDHAHCERKAAGAAVQMMFRYLCEPGLGEALSPLAREELEHFEQVLALIKARGRYLEPLPSPGYGADLARQIRKGEPQRMLDSFLVAGLIEARSHERMALLAEHSPDPQLRELYSDLLASEARHFGLYWVLCEQRYPRELIVERLEVLALAEVKALEGALTRPEDVRMHSCGVDVTQISSQIS; translated from the coding sequence ATGACCAGCACTGCTCCAGCACAAACTGTTCCCTCCAAGACATCTCCCACTAAGACAGTGGCGTCGATCCGCTGGTTGGCCGCACCCACCAGCTGGAGCTGGGTGGAGCAGGCCAACGCCCACCCGATGGAGGTGCTGATCGATCACGCCCACTGCGAACGCAAGGCTGCCGGAGCTGCGGTGCAAATGATGTTCCGCTACCTCTGCGAACCGGGTCTGGGTGAAGCCCTCAGCCCTCTGGCGCGGGAAGAGCTGGAGCACTTTGAGCAGGTGCTGGCGTTGATCAAGGCCCGGGGGCGCTACCTGGAACCGCTGCCTTCGCCGGGCTACGGCGCTGATCTCGCACGGCAGATCCGTAAAGGTGAGCCCCAGAGAATGCTCGACTCCTTTCTGGTGGCGGGTCTTATCGAAGCCCGTAGCCATGAGCGCATGGCCCTGCTGGCGGAGCACAGCCCTGATCCTCAATTAAGGGAGCTTTACAGCGATCTCTTGGCCAGTGAAGCGCGCCACTTCGGCCTGTACTGGGTGTTGTGTGAGCAGCGTTATCCGCGGGAGCTGATCGTCGAGCGCCTCGAAGTGCTGGCCCTGGCCGAAGTGAAGGCCTTGGAAGGGGCGTTGACTCGCCCTGAAGACGTGCGAATGCATTCCTGTGGAGTGGACGTCACACAGATCAGCAGTCAAATCAGCTGA
- a CDS encoding SulP family inorganic anion transporter, translating into MALIHGLHQRNIRGDLLGGLTAAVVALPLALAFGNAALGPGGAIYGLYGAIVTGFLAALLGGTPAQVSGPTGPMSVTVAGIVSSLAAIGISRDLNAGEMLPLVMAAVVIGGVFEALLGVLRLGRFITLVPYSVISGFMSGIGFIILVLQLGPFIGVSTGGGVVASLGSLIEAQSWNPAALAVGLMTLAVVFLTPLRIRQWVPTPLLALLIVTPLSLVLFNDNRLLELGLEPIARIGAIPEGGLQLVVPDFSQHLPELVKAGMVLALLGAIDSLLTSLVADNITQTNHDSNRELIGQGIANTAAGFLSGLPGAGATMRTVINIKSGGQTPWSGMTHSLVLLLVLLGAGPLAAQIPTALLAGILIKVGLDIIDWGFLLRAHRLSAKTAALMYAVLLMTVFWDLIWGVLVGMFVANLLTVDAITRSQLEGMEEDNPSDATDARHANLSPQEEALILRCGKALMLFRLRGPLSFGAAKGISARMGLIQSYRVLILDLTDVPRIGVTATLAIERMVDEARSAGRTLFIAGANHTLEQRLRQFGVEGVLRPSRLEALQEAAQLI; encoded by the coding sequence ATGGCACTGATTCACGGCCTGCATCAGCGCAACATCCGAGGTGACCTTCTCGGAGGCCTGACGGCAGCCGTGGTCGCACTGCCCCTTGCCCTGGCCTTCGGCAATGCCGCCCTGGGGCCAGGCGGCGCCATTTATGGCCTTTACGGCGCCATCGTCACCGGATTCCTGGCGGCCCTGCTCGGTGGGACTCCCGCTCAGGTGAGCGGACCCACCGGACCGATGAGCGTCACCGTGGCGGGGATCGTCTCAAGCCTGGCCGCCATCGGCATCAGTCGTGATCTCAATGCCGGCGAGATGCTGCCTTTGGTGATGGCCGCTGTGGTGATCGGTGGTGTGTTCGAAGCCCTGCTCGGTGTGCTGCGGCTGGGGCGCTTCATCACCCTGGTGCCCTACTCGGTGATCTCCGGCTTCATGTCGGGGATCGGTTTCATCATCCTGGTGCTGCAACTTGGGCCCTTCATCGGGGTGAGCACCGGAGGCGGCGTGGTTGCCTCCCTGGGTTCGCTGATCGAGGCGCAGAGCTGGAATCCAGCCGCACTCGCCGTTGGATTGATGACACTCGCCGTGGTGTTTCTGACCCCCTTAAGGATCCGTCAGTGGGTGCCAACGCCTCTGCTGGCGCTGCTGATCGTGACGCCGTTGTCGCTGGTTCTGTTCAACGACAACCGGCTGCTGGAGCTGGGCCTTGAGCCCATCGCCCGGATCGGAGCCATCCCGGAAGGCGGCTTGCAACTGGTGGTTCCCGATTTCAGCCAGCACCTGCCGGAGCTGGTGAAAGCCGGCATGGTTCTCGCCCTGCTGGGGGCGATCGACTCGTTGCTCACCTCCCTGGTGGCCGACAACATCACCCAGACCAACCACGACTCCAACCGTGAGCTGATCGGCCAGGGCATCGCCAACACCGCGGCCGGGTTCCTCTCGGGCCTCCCCGGTGCCGGCGCCACGATGCGAACGGTAATCAACATCAAATCCGGTGGTCAGACGCCCTGGTCGGGAATGACCCATTCCCTGGTGCTGCTGCTCGTGCTGCTGGGGGCAGGCCCCCTGGCAGCACAGATCCCCACGGCGCTGCTGGCGGGAATCCTGATCAAGGTCGGCCTCGACATCATCGACTGGGGCTTTCTGCTCCGCGCCCATCGCCTGTCGGCAAAAACGGCTGCACTGATGTATGCCGTGCTGTTGATGACGGTGTTCTGGGACCTGATCTGGGGCGTTTTGGTGGGGATGTTCGTAGCCAACCTGTTGACCGTTGATGCGATCACACGGTCCCAACTGGAAGGGATGGAAGAGGACAACCCGTCCGATGCCACCGATGCACGACACGCCAATCTCTCCCCGCAAGAGGAGGCCCTGATCCTGCGCTGCGGCAAGGCCTTGATGCTGTTCCGGCTGCGCGGCCCTCTGAGTTTCGGCGCCGCCAAGGGAATCAGTGCCCGGATGGGGTTGATCCAGAGCTACAGGGTTCTGATCCTCGACCTCACCGACGTGCCCCGCATCGGTGTCACTGCAACGCTGGCCATTGAACGCATGGTGGATGAAGCACGATCAGCGGGGCGCACCCTGTTCATCGCAGGAGCCAACCACACCCTCGAACAACGGCTGCGGCAATTTGGAGTGGAAGGTGTGCTTCGGCCGTCCAGGCTGGAGGCCTTGCAGGAGGCAGCTCAGCTGATTTGA
- a CDS encoding vitamin K epoxide reductase has product MRSTASSLLASVLVAAGGAIGGPPVSAGPWTSTIGEPLRNSSPQALELTQHLKAIGAKFYGAWTCPACFKQMNLFGKQAGADLTYVECRKPKQLPDQADACIAAEIRAYPTWVLPDGRRKVGVQSLEALSRWSGLN; this is encoded by the coding sequence ATGAGGAGCACGGCTTCATCTCTGCTGGCATCCGTTCTGGTTGCAGCTGGCGGAGCGATCGGTGGCCCACCGGTATCGGCAGGTCCCTGGACCAGCACGATCGGAGAGCCCCTGCGCAACTCCAGCCCCCAGGCCCTTGAACTGACGCAACATCTGAAGGCGATTGGGGCCAAGTTTTACGGCGCCTGGACCTGCCCGGCGTGCTTCAAGCAGATGAATCTGTTCGGGAAACAGGCCGGAGCGGACCTGACTTATGTGGAATGCCGCAAGCCGAAGCAGCTGCCGGACCAAGCCGACGCCTGCATAGCCGCAGAGATCCGGGCCTACCCCACCTGGGTTCTCCCCGATGGACGCCGAAAAGTTGGGGTTCAGTCCCTGGAAGCCCTGAGCCGCTGGAGTGGCCTGAACTGA
- a CDS encoding DnaJ C-terminal domain-containing protein has translation MAGSGYKDYFQVLGVDRSADANAIKKAFRSLARQYHPDVNPGDAQAEARFKEISEAYEVLSDPEKRRRYEQFGQYWNQAGGMGGGAAPGMDVDFGRYGNFDDFINDLLGRFGGPGGGGFQGGGFPGGGFPGGGFAGGGFPRGAQASRAPVNLDAEASVNVTFAEAFRGGERSLSVNNERVQVRIPAGVKNGSRLRLKGKGNLQPGTGRRGDLYLNLKIQDHPIWRLESDQLRADLPVSLDELALGGMVSVMTPDGEAQVSIPAGTAPGRSLRLKGKGWPSKTGRGDLLLTLMLAMPSSWSDEERRLLEQLRAKRTDHPRQEWLRSASL, from the coding sequence ATGGCAGGCAGCGGATACAAGGATTATTTCCAGGTGCTCGGTGTTGATCGCAGCGCTGATGCCAATGCCATCAAGAAAGCTTTTCGCAGCCTTGCGCGCCAGTACCACCCTGACGTCAACCCCGGTGATGCCCAGGCGGAAGCACGGTTCAAGGAGATCAGTGAGGCCTATGAAGTGCTCTCTGATCCCGAAAAACGGCGTCGTTATGAGCAATTCGGCCAGTACTGGAACCAGGCCGGTGGCATGGGCGGGGGAGCCGCACCCGGCATGGATGTCGACTTCGGTCGCTACGGCAATTTCGACGATTTCATTAACGACCTGCTGGGCCGTTTCGGTGGACCAGGCGGCGGTGGCTTCCAGGGGGGTGGTTTTCCTGGGGGTGGATTCCCCGGCGGGGGATTCGCAGGAGGTGGTTTCCCCCGTGGTGCCCAGGCTTCACGCGCTCCGGTGAATCTGGATGCCGAAGCTTCGGTGAATGTGACGTTTGCGGAGGCTTTTCGAGGTGGAGAACGCAGCCTTTCGGTGAACAATGAGCGCGTTCAGGTGCGCATTCCTGCTGGGGTGAAGAACGGCTCGCGGCTGCGGTTGAAGGGCAAGGGCAACCTGCAACCGGGAACCGGAAGGCGCGGCGATCTCTATCTCAATCTCAAGATTCAGGATCACCCGATCTGGCGGCTGGAGTCGGATCAGCTGCGGGCCGACCTGCCCGTCAGCCTCGATGAGCTGGCCCTTGGAGGCATGGTCTCGGTGATGACGCCCGATGGTGAGGCCCAGGTGAGCATTCCGGCCGGCACCGCTCCGGGTCGCAGCCTGCGGCTTAAAGGCAAAGGTTGGCCGTCGAAGACCGGTCGTGGTGATCTCCTGCTCACACTGATGTTGGCCATGCCGTCCTCGTGGAGTGACGAGGAGCGTCGCTTGCTCGAGCAGTTGCGTGCCAAGCGCACGGACCATCCACGTCAAGAGTGGCTTCGTTCGGCGTCCCTCTGA
- the hemB gene encoding porphobilinogen synthase, with protein sequence MELTYRPRRLRRTPALRAMVREHSLSAADFIYPLFVHEGAEVEPIGAMPGASRWSLAALTGEVQRAYDLGVRCIVLFPKVSEGLKTEDGAECFNANGLIPRAIRQIKAAIPEMAIMTDVALDPYSCDGHDGIVSQDGVVLNDETIELLCKQAVVQAEAGADLIGPSDMMDGRVGAIREALDDEGFEHVGIISYTAKYSSAYYGPFREALDSAPRAAGSKPIPKNKDTYQMDPANAREAITEAQLDEQEGADIMMVKPGLAYLDIIHRLREESELPIAAYNVSGEYSMVKAAAERGWIDEKSVVLETLLSFKRAGADLILTYHACDAAAWLKEA encoded by the coding sequence ATGGAGCTCACCTACCGCCCCCGTCGTCTGCGGCGTACGCCCGCCCTACGCGCCATGGTGCGTGAGCACAGCCTCTCGGCTGCAGACTTCATCTACCCCCTGTTTGTGCATGAAGGCGCTGAGGTGGAGCCGATTGGTGCCATGCCTGGTGCCAGCCGTTGGAGCCTGGCGGCCCTCACCGGCGAAGTGCAGCGTGCTTACGACCTGGGAGTGCGTTGCATCGTTCTGTTCCCCAAGGTGTCCGAGGGGCTGAAGACCGAAGACGGGGCCGAATGCTTCAACGCCAATGGCCTTATCCCGCGAGCGATCCGCCAGATCAAGGCAGCCATCCCCGAGATGGCGATCATGACTGACGTCGCCCTGGATCCCTATTCCTGCGATGGTCATGACGGGATCGTCAGCCAGGACGGCGTGGTCCTCAACGACGAGACGATTGAACTGCTGTGCAAGCAGGCCGTTGTGCAGGCCGAAGCAGGCGCTGATCTGATCGGCCCCAGCGATATGATGGATGGCCGGGTCGGTGCCATCCGGGAAGCCCTCGACGACGAAGGCTTTGAACATGTGGGCATCATCAGCTACACGGCGAAGTACTCCTCCGCGTACTACGGACCTTTCCGTGAGGCTCTCGACTCCGCCCCGCGTGCCGCCGGCAGCAAACCGATCCCCAAAAACAAGGACACCTATCAGATGGATCCCGCCAATGCTCGGGAAGCCATCACCGAAGCCCAGCTCGATGAGCAGGAGGGCGCCGACATCATGATGGTTAAGCCCGGTCTGGCCTATCTCGACATCATTCACCGTCTGCGCGAGGAGTCGGAACTCCCCATCGCTGCTTACAACGTGAGTGGCGAATATTCGATGGTGAAGGCCGCGGCGGAGCGGGGCTGGATCGATGAAAAGTCCGTAGTGCTGGAGACGTTGCTGAGCTTCAAGCGCGCCGGTGCTGATCTGATCCTCACGTACCACGCTTGCGACGCAGCGGCTTGGTTGAAGGAGGCCTGA
- a CDS encoding VOC family protein has translation MATTDQPRGVDRLGHVAIRVENVDRAVAFYTDLGMRLVWRADDWCYLEAGEGRDGLALLGPDYKAAGPHFAFHFRDRAEVDVIHDRLKAQGVHVGAVHDHRDGTASFYLKDPEGNWLEMLYEPPGGIPSNCN, from the coding sequence ATGGCAACAACCGATCAACCCAGGGGCGTGGATCGTCTCGGTCACGTTGCGATCCGTGTTGAGAACGTCGATCGGGCTGTTGCCTTCTACACCGATCTGGGCATGCGTCTGGTCTGGCGTGCCGACGACTGGTGCTATCTCGAAGCTGGGGAAGGTCGCGACGGACTCGCCTTGTTAGGCCCGGATTACAAAGCCGCTGGCCCACATTTCGCCTTCCATTTCCGCGATCGTGCGGAGGTGGATGTGATTCACGACCGTCTCAAAGCGCAGGGTGTGCACGTTGGTGCCGTCCATGACCACCGCGACGGCACGGCGTCTTTCTATCTGAAAGACCCGGAAGGCAACTGGCTCGAAATGCTCTATGAACCCCCCGGTGGCATCCCCTCCAACTGCAATTGA